One window of the Salvia splendens isolate huo1 chromosome 1, SspV2, whole genome shotgun sequence genome contains the following:
- the LOC121741536 gene encoding BTB/POZ domain-containing protein At3g44820-like isoform X1 — MTDVYDEENLLSKSKSYFHKHILKDWKDCVLALQSCELVIPRADKLQIISKCINALSVMICTDHSLFGWPMMMYGSLQSPGGSILWNGINTGAKIHSNESDWWFEDVSYLCVELFERLIQTMEAKGISLDNLARAIMYYCKRYLPGLGRRWQEGQSSLSRTVASFSMTPANVNRVALLRSVIKLLPEKKEKSFCRFLLGLLRVALILGVNNTYRDSLERRIGVQLDLATLDGLLIPNYSDSDTLYNTDCVQRMIRHFVSSEPSVASISPLSTDLDTSPLSGSFKRVAKLVDNYAAEVASDVNLKPGKLHGLAEALPESSRSLHDGLYRALDIYFKELQAHPWLSDKEREQLCNIIDFQKLSIDACAHASQNERLPLRVVLQVLFFEQMQLRTALAGCLNALDAESAPTASLAVPNEAAGQRVRQDGWVTVARENQVLKVDMERMRSRVGEMEEEFSKIKEEMKNETNSTSYLSSPSLVPRETGCNLLSQASDAQQDVVKSGTPTPRESVEQAQPSIQNPRHRKSSSLF; from the exons ATGACTGATGTTTATGATGAAGAAAATTTATTGTCCAAATCGAAAAGTTATTTTCATAAGCATATCCTAAAAGACTGGAAGGATTGCGTTTTGGCTCTCCAAAGCTGTGAACTAGTTATCCCAAGGGCTGACAAACTTCAAATTATAAGTAAATGTATCAACGCATTGTCTGTAATGATCTGTACGGATCACTCGTTGTTCGGATGGCCTATGATGATGTATGGTAGCCTACAGAGCCCTGGAGGGAGCATTCTGTGGAATGGGATAAATACTGGTGCAAAGATCCATAGTAATGAATCTGACTGGTGGTTTGAGGATGTATCGTATCTCTGTGTCGAGTTATTTGAGAGGTTGATTCAGACTATGGAAGCCAAAGGTATAAGTCTGGACAACTTAGCACGTGCCATAATGTACTATTGTAAAAGGTATCTTCCAGGACTGGGCCGCCGATGGCAGGAAGGACAGAGTAGTTTGTCGAGGACAGTTGCTAGTTTCAGCATGACGCCTGCCAATGTTAATCGAGTTGCTCTTTTGCGCAGTGTTATCAAACTTCTGCcagagaagaaagaaaaatctTTTTGCCGTTTTCTGCTGGGACTTTTACGTGTTGCATTGATCTTGGGAGTTAACAATACATACCGGGATTCTCTGGAAAGGAGAATAGGCGTGCAGCTCGATTTGGCAACCCTGGATGGTCTACTGATACCTAATTATTCTGATTCTGATACTTTGTACAACACCGATTGTGTTCAAAGGATGATTCGTCATTTTGTATCGTCGGAGCCTAGTGTAGCTTCAATATCTCCATTATCTACTGACCTTGACACATCACCGTTATCCGGGAGTTTCAAGAGAGTTGCTAAATTGGTAGATAATTATGCAGCAGAGGTTGCTTCTGATGTAAACCTGAAACCTGGAAAATTACATGGACTGGCAGAAGCGTTGCCAGAATCTTCAAGATCTTTGCACGATGGGCTATACCGAGCACTGGATATATACTTTAAG GAACTGCAGGCACATCCCTGGCTTTCAGATAAAGAGAGGGAGCAGCTTTGCAACATTATTGATTTTCAGAAACTCTCAATTGATGCTTGTGCACACGCATCTCAAAACGAGAGGCTCCCACTCAGAGTCGTACTACAGGTCCTGTTCTTTGAACAGATGCAGCTGCGGACGGCCTTAGCTGGCTGCCTAAATGCTCTCGATGCTGAAAGTGCGCCTACAGCTTCTCTGGCCGTTCCTAACGAAGCAGCGGGGCAAAGGGTCCGTCAAGATGGATGGGTTACAGTTGCTCGCGAGAACCAGGTGCTAAAAGTAGATATGGAACGGATGAGGTCGAGAGTTGGTGAAATGGAAGAAGAGTTCAGTAAAATCAAGGAAGAGATGAAAAATGAAACCAATTCAACCAGTTACCTTAGCTCTCCAAGCCTTGTTCCTCGAGAGACTGGATGCAATCTACTTTCTCAGGCTTCAGATGCCCAACAAGACGTCGTCAAGAGTGGGACACCAACTCCAAGAGAATCAGTCGAACAGGCGCAACCATCCATTCAGAATCCTAGACATAGAAAAAGTTCCTCCCTGTTTTGA
- the LOC121741561 gene encoding UDP-D-apiose/UDP-D-xylose synthase 2-like encodes MASARVDLDGNPIKPITICMIGAGGFIGSHLCEKLMAETPHQVLAVDVYSDKIKHLLEPSSLPWADRIQFHRLNIKNDSRLEGLIRMADLIINLAAICTPADYNTRPLDTIYSNFIDALPVIKYCSENGKRLIHFSTCEVYGKTIGCFLPKDSPLRQDPAYYVLSEDSSPCIFGPIEKQRWSYACAKQLVERLIYAEGAENGLEFTIVRPFNWIGPRMDFIPGIDGPSEGVPRVLACFSNNLLRREPLKLVDGGESQRTFVYIKDAIEAVLLMIENPSRANGQIFNVGNPNNEVTVRQLAEMMTQVYSKVSKEPSLSTPTIDISSKEFYGEGYDDSDKRIPDMTIINRQLGWNPKTSLWDLLESTLTYQHRTYAEAVKKATSKPVAS; translated from the exons ATGGCGAGCGCCAGAGTAGATCTCGACGGGAATCCGATAAAGCCGATCACCATATGCATGATCGGCGCCGGAGGCTTCATCGGCTCGCACCTCTGCGAGAAGCTGATGGCCGAGACGCCGCACCAGGTTCTAGCGGTGGATGTCTACAGCGACAAGATCAAACACCTCCTCGAGCCGTCGTCGCTGCCCTGGGCAGATCGCATCCAGTTCCACCGCCTCAACATTAAGAACGATTCTCGCCTCGAAGGCCTCATTCGGATGGCGGATCTT ATCATAAATCTTGCTGCTATATGCACTCCAGCAGACTACAATACGCGCCCGCTTGACACGATCTACAGCAACTTCATTGATGCTCTCCCCGTG ATTAAATACTGCTCGGAAAATGGAAAGCGCCTTATTCATTTCTCCACTTGTGAAGTTTATGGGAAAACAATTGGTTGCTTTTTACCCAAAGATAGCCCACTGCGGCAG GATCCTGCTTACTATGTTCTATCGGAAGATTCCTCCCCTTGCATCTTTGGCCCCATTGAGAAACAGAGATGGTCATATGCATGTGCAAAGCAGTTAGTTGAAAGGCTGATATATG CCGAGGGAGCGGAAAATGGTCTTGAGTTTACAATTGTGAGGCCCTTCAACTGGATTGGACCCAGGATGGACTTTATACCAGGGATCGATGGCCCAAGTGAGGGTGTTCCTAGAGTTCTTGCCTGCTTTAGCAAT AATCTCTTAAGGCGTGAACCGCTGAAGCTTGTCGATGGTGGTGAATCACAGAGAACTTTTGTTTACATCAAAGATGCCATTGAAGCTGTCCTCTTGATGATT GAAAACCCATCCAGGGCTAATGGTCAGATATTTAACGTTGGCAATCCTAACAATGAAGTTACAGTCAGGCAGCTTGCTGAAATGATGACTCAG GTTTACTCAAAGGTTAGTAAAGAACCTTCACTGAGTACACCTACGATTGATATAAGCTCCAAAGAATTTTATGGTGAAGGATACGATGATAGTGACAAGAGAATTCCTGACATGACCATAATCAACAGACAACTTG GTTGGAACCCAAAGACATCGCTTTGGGACTTGCTCGAGTCGACTCTTACATATCAACATCGAACATACGCAGAAGCTGTAAAGAAGGCTACTTCAAAGCCAGTGGCAAGTTAA
- the LOC121741536 gene encoding BTB/POZ domain-containing protein At3g44820-like isoform X2, producing MAPGRTSGFHRQGDDWFSSSSLQSDITVVVDEVKVYVPQFPLISRCGKIATIFEESDGGADTFFIVVKFCYGGRLEFTPKNIVILYCAADYLSMTDVYDEENLLSKSKSYFHKHILKDWKDCVLALQSCELVIPRADKLQIISKCINALSVMICTDHSLFGWPMMMYGSLQSPGGSILWNGINTGAKIHSNESDWWFEDVSYLCVELFERLIQTMEAKGISLDNLARAIMYYCKRYLPGLGRRWQEGQSSLSRTVASFSMTPANVNRVALLRSVIKLLPEKKEKSFCRFLLGLLRVALILGVNNTYRDSLERRIGVQLDLATLDGLLIPNYSDSDTLYNTDCVQRMIRHFVSSEPSVASISPLSTDLDTSPLSGSFKRVAKLVDNYAAEVASDVNLKPGKLHGLAEALPESSRSLHDGLYRALDIYFKAHPWLSDKEREQLCNIIDFQKLSIDACAHASQNERLPLRVVLQVLFFEQMQLRTALAGCLNALDAESAPTASLAVPNEAAGQRVRQDGWVTVARENQVLKVDMERMRSRVGEMEEEFSKIKEEMKNETNSTSYLSSPSLVPRETGCNLLSQASDAQQDVVKSGTPTPRESVEQAQPSIQNPRHRKSSSLF from the exons ATGGCTCCTGGGAGAACTTCCGGATTCCATCGCCAAGGAGATGACTG GTTCAGCAGTTCAAGTTTGCAAAGTGATATAACAGTGGTGGTGGATGAAGTCA AAGTGTATGTGCCCCAGTTTCCTCTTATTTCTAGGTGTGGGAAGATAGCAACTATCTTTGAAGAGTCTGATGGTGGTGCGGACACGTTTTTCATAGTAGTAAAATTCTGCTATGGTGGGCGGCTAGAGTTCACACCCAAAAACATAGTAATTCTGTATTGTGCTGCAGATTATCTTTCGATGACTGATGTTTATGATGAAGAAAATTTATTGTCCAAATCGAAAAGTTATTTTCATAAGCATATCCTAAAAGACTGGAAGGATTGCGTTTTGGCTCTCCAAAGCTGTGAACTAGTTATCCCAAGGGCTGACAAACTTCAAATTATAAGTAAATGTATCAACGCATTGTCTGTAATGATCTGTACGGATCACTCGTTGTTCGGATGGCCTATGATGATGTATGGTAGCCTACAGAGCCCTGGAGGGAGCATTCTGTGGAATGGGATAAATACTGGTGCAAAGATCCATAGTAATGAATCTGACTGGTGGTTTGAGGATGTATCGTATCTCTGTGTCGAGTTATTTGAGAGGTTGATTCAGACTATGGAAGCCAAAGGTATAAGTCTGGACAACTTAGCACGTGCCATAATGTACTATTGTAAAAGGTATCTTCCAGGACTGGGCCGCCGATGGCAGGAAGGACAGAGTAGTTTGTCGAGGACAGTTGCTAGTTTCAGCATGACGCCTGCCAATGTTAATCGAGTTGCTCTTTTGCGCAGTGTTATCAAACTTCTGCcagagaagaaagaaaaatctTTTTGCCGTTTTCTGCTGGGACTTTTACGTGTTGCATTGATCTTGGGAGTTAACAATACATACCGGGATTCTCTGGAAAGGAGAATAGGCGTGCAGCTCGATTTGGCAACCCTGGATGGTCTACTGATACCTAATTATTCTGATTCTGATACTTTGTACAACACCGATTGTGTTCAAAGGATGATTCGTCATTTTGTATCGTCGGAGCCTAGTGTAGCTTCAATATCTCCATTATCTACTGACCTTGACACATCACCGTTATCCGGGAGTTTCAAGAGAGTTGCTAAATTGGTAGATAATTATGCAGCAGAGGTTGCTTCTGATGTAAACCTGAAACCTGGAAAATTACATGGACTGGCAGAAGCGTTGCCAGAATCTTCAAGATCTTTGCACGATGGGCTATACCGAGCACTGGATATATACTTTAAG GCACATCCCTGGCTTTCAGATAAAGAGAGGGAGCAGCTTTGCAACATTATTGATTTTCAGAAACTCTCAATTGATGCTTGTGCACACGCATCTCAAAACGAGAGGCTCCCACTCAGAGTCGTACTACAGGTCCTGTTCTTTGAACAGATGCAGCTGCGGACGGCCTTAGCTGGCTGCCTAAATGCTCTCGATGCTGAAAGTGCGCCTACAGCTTCTCTGGCCGTTCCTAACGAAGCAGCGGGGCAAAGGGTCCGTCAAGATGGATGGGTTACAGTTGCTCGCGAGAACCAGGTGCTAAAAGTAGATATGGAACGGATGAGGTCGAGAGTTGGTGAAATGGAAGAAGAGTTCAGTAAAATCAAGGAAGAGATGAAAAATGAAACCAATTCAACCAGTTACCTTAGCTCTCCAAGCCTTGTTCCTCGAGAGACTGGATGCAATCTACTTTCTCAGGCTTCAGATGCCCAACAAGACGTCGTCAAGAGTGGGACACCAACTCCAAGAGAATCAGTCGAACAGGCGCAACCATCCATTCAGAATCCTAGACATAGAAAAAGTTCCTCCCTGTTTTGA